One Aegilops tauschii subsp. strangulata cultivar AL8/78 chromosome 7, Aet v6.0, whole genome shotgun sequence genomic window carries:
- the LOC109738205 gene encoding probable high-affinity nitrate transporter 2.4 has translation MVTMGKKVDQEQSYYSDWAHIDHGVDADGRATELRPLALSRPHTQAFHLAWLSLFACFFAAFAAPPILPALRPALVLAPSDASAAAVASLSAALVGRLAMGPACDLLGPRRASGVASLVCALALALAAVYASSPAGFVALRFCAGLSLSNFVANQHWMSRIFAPSGVGLANAVAAGWANVGSAAAQVVMPLAYDLIVLRLGVPITVAWRVAYLIPCAMLIATGLAVLAFPYDLPSGCTYAGGAKGEGFWKVVRGGVSDYRAWVLALTYGYCYGVELIMENVAADFFRRRFRLPMEAAGAAAACFGVMNTVARPAGGVASDVVGRRFGMRGRLWALWAVQSTGAVLCVMVGRMGATEAPSLAATMAVMVACGAFVQAASGLTFGIVPFVSKRSMGVVSGMTASGGAVGAIVTNRLFFSSSRYTVEEAISFTGLTSLLCTLPVALIYFPRLGGMLCGPSESDTVDHDGHDDDDDVNKDDDYMLLK, from the exons ATGGTCACCATGGGCAAGAAGGTAGACCAAGAACAGAGCTACTACAGCGACTGGGCGCACATCGACCACGGCGTCGACGCCGACGGCCGCGCCACGGAGCTGCGGCCGCTGGCGCTGTCACGGCCGCACACGCAGGCGTTCCACCTCGCCTGGCTCTCCCTCTTCGCCTGCTTCTTCGCCGCCTTCGCCGCGCCGCCCATCCTCCCGGCGCTGCGCCCGGCGCTCGTCCTCGCGCCCTCCGACGCCTCCGCGGCCGCCGTCGCCTCGCTCTCCGCCGCCCTCGTCGGGCGCCTCGCCATGGGCCCCGCCTGCGACCTCCTCGGCCCGCGCCGGGCGTCCGGGGTCGCCAGCCTCGTCTGCGCGCTCGCGCTCGCCCTTGCCGCCGTGTACGCGTCCTCGCCCGCGGGCTTCGTCGCGCTGCGCTTCTGTGCGGGCCTCTCGCTCTCCAACTTCGTCGCCAACCAGCACTGGATGTCCCGCATCTTCGCGCCCTCCGGCGTCGGCCTCGCCAACGCCGTGGCCGCGGGCTGGGCCAACGTCGGCAGCGCCGCCGCGCAGGTCGTCATGCCGCTCGCCTACGACCTCATCGTGCTCCGCCTCGGCGTGCCCATCACCGTCGCGTGGCGCGTCGCCTACCTTATCCCGTGCGCAATGCTCATCGCCACCGGCCTCGCCGTGCTCGCCTTCCCATACGATCTCCCGAGCGGCTGCACCTACGCTGGAGGCGCCAAAGGGGAGGGCTTCTGGAAGGTGGTGCGAGGAGGAGTCTCCGACTATCGGGCGTGGGTGCTGGCGCTCACCTACGGCTACTGCTACGGCGTGGAGCTCATCATGGAGAACGTGGCCGCCGACTTCTTCCGCAGGCGGTTCCGGCTGCCCATGGAGGCTGCGGGCGCCGCCGCGGCATGCTTCGGCGTGATGAACACCGTGGCGCGGCCGGCGGGAGGGGTAGCGTCCGACGTGGTTGGAAGGCGTTTCGGTATGCGGGGGAGGCTGTGGGCGTTGTGGGCCGTGCAGAGCACCGGTGCGGTCCTCTGCGTTATGGTCGGCAGGATGGGCGCCACGGAGGCTCCGTCGCTGGCGGCCACGATGGCGGTGATGGTGGCGTGCGGGGCGTTCGTGCAGGCCGCCTCGGGGCTTACCTTCGGCATCGTTCCCTTTGTCTCCAAGAG GTCGATGGGCGTGGTGTCTGGTATGACGGCGAGCGGCGGGGCTGTCGGCGCGATCGTGACAAACCGGTTGTTCTTCAGCAGCTCCAGGTACACGGTGGAGGAGGCCATCTCCTTCACCGGCCTCACCAGCCTCCTTTGCACTCTCCCTGTGGCGCTCATCTATTTCCCACGCTTGGGAGGAATGCTTTGCGGCCCCTCGGAATCTGACACCGTCGACCATGATGgtcacgacgacgacgatgatgtAAACAAGGATGATGATTACATGCTTCTAAAATGA
- the LOC109768683 gene encoding ras-related protein Rab-2-A-like produces MSYAHLFKYIIIGDVGVGKSCLLLQFTDKRFQPLHDPTIDTEFQIWDTPGEDRFRSITRSYYDEVDGALLVYDITRCSYDDLQFNHLASWLRDVKRLAKDNMTIMLVGNKCDLSQRRAVSYEEGRKFANEHGLIFVEASEKTAQNVEEGFVQTTGVIYKKIQDGVF; encoded by the exons ATGTCGTACGCCCACCTCTTCAAGTACATCATCATCGGCGACGTAG GTGTTGGCAAGTCGTGCCTGCTCCTGCAGTTCACCGACAAGCGGTTCCAGCCCCTGCATGACCCCACCATCGACACCGAGTTCCAGATCTGGGACACG CCAGGTGAAGACAGATTCAGATCGATAACTAGATCGTACTACGATGAAGTTGATGGAGCTCTTCTAGTTTATGACATCACCAG atgctcttatgatGATCTTCAGTTTAATCATCTCGCGAGCTGGTTAAGGGATGTGAAGCGACTTGCAAAGGACAACATGACTATTATGCTAGTTGGAAACAAATGTGATCTATCTCAGAGGCGTGCCGTGAGCTATGAGGAAGGTAGGAAGTTTGCAAATGAGCATGGTCTGATCTTTGTGGAGGCATCTGAgaaaactgcacaaaatgttgaGGAG GGTTTCGTTCAGACTACTGGAGTCATATACAAGAAAATCCAGGATGGTGTCTTCTAA